A stretch of Lathyrus oleraceus cultivar Zhongwan6 chromosome 6, CAAS_Psat_ZW6_1.0, whole genome shotgun sequence DNA encodes these proteins:
- the LOC127093999 gene encoding uncharacterized protein LOC127093999: MGIQHAPTSELHTIIKPWPFRVPVVNVDQETVIKFIQGQILYRFGIPESITTNQGSVFTGRKMQEFTKEMGFKLLTSTPYYAQANGQVEASNKVIIGLIKKHVGKKPKNWNKTLDQALWACRTSPKEATNTTPFQLTFGHDTVLPVEIYLQSVRIQRQGEIPSDLYWEMMINELVDLDEERLHALEVLRRQKESGNQKGWSKQPLFSPPQ, translated from the exons ATGGGAATTCAACATGCTCCTACAAGTGAGCTTCATACAATTATTAAACCTTGGCCTTTCAGAG TACCTGTAGTAAATGTGGATCAGGAAACTGTTATCAAATTCATTCAAGGGCAAATTTTATATAGATTTGGAATCCCAGAAAGTATAACAACAAATCAAGGATCAgtttttactggtcgaaagatgcaagagTTTACAAAGGAGATGGGTTTCAAATTATTAACATCCACACCCtattatgctcaagccaatgggcaagTTGAAGCATCCAATAAAGTAATAATTGGCTTAATCAAAAAGCATGTAGGGAAGAAGCCAAAAAACTGGAACAAAACTTTAGACCAAGCACTTTGGGCTTGTCGAACCTCCCCTAAAGAAGCCACTAACACTACACCTTTCCAACTTACATTTGGACATGACACAGTATTACCTGTCGAAATCTACTTGCAATCAGTGAGAATCCAAAGACAAGGAGAAATTCCATCTGACTTATACTGGGAAATGATGATAAATGAGCTGGTGGATTTGGACGAAGAAAGGTTGCATGCGTTAGAAGTATTAAGAAGACAGAAGGAGAGTGGAAATCAAAAAGGATGGTCGAAACAGCCGCTTTTTTCTCCTCCTCAGTAA